One Salvia splendens isolate huo1 chromosome 12, SspV2, whole genome shotgun sequence genomic window carries:
- the LOC121757981 gene encoding agamous-like MADS-box protein MADS2 isoform X2 produces MGRGRVELKRIENKINRQVTFAKRRNGLLKKAYELSVLCDAVVALIIFSNRGKLYEFCSTSNMLKTLERYQKCSYGSLEVNHLDKDIEQSSYREYLKLKAKYESLQRYQRQLLGDNLGPLNINDLEHIEHQLETSLKHIRSTRVMLDQLSDLQSKEKLMLDANKALESKYMNFDGQLEEIYAANHIQQSWVGGSGEHSNNYAPHHAQSQAFFQPLDCNSTLQIGYSEPVSSSQMTAATDVQNVNGIVPGWML; encoded by the exons ATGGGTAGGGGAAGAGTGGAGCTTAAGAGGATAGAAAACAAGATAAATAGACAGGTTACATTTGCAAAGAGGAGAAATGGTTTGCTCAAGAAAGCTTATGAACTCTCCGTTCTCTGCGATGCCGTGGTTGctctcatcatcttctccaaccgTGGCAAGCTTTATGAATTTTGCAGCACATCAAA CATGCTCAAGACACTTGAAAGGTACCAAAAATGCAGTTATGGCTCTTTAGAAGTCAACCATCTAGACAAGGATATTGAG CAAAGCAGCTATAGGGAGTACCTAAAGCTTAAAGCTAAATATGAGTCCCTACAACGATATCAAAG GCAACTACTTGGCGATAATCTTGGGCCTCTGAACATCAATGATCTCGAGCACATCGAACATCAACTGGAGACATCATTGAAGCACATTAGATCTACAAGA GTTATGCTTGATCAGCTTTCTGATCTTCAATCGAAG GAGAAGTTGATGCTTGATGCTAACAAAGCATTGGAGAGCAAG TATATGAATTTTGATGGTCAGTTGGAAGAGATATATGCTGCAAATCACATTCAGCAATCGTGGGTAGGAGGAAGTGGGGAGCACAGTAACAACTATGCTCCTCACCACGCTCAATCCCAGGCCTTCTTTCAGCCTCTTGATTGCAACTCTACTCTCCAAATCgg GTATAGTGAACCAGTGAGTTCGAGCCAGATGACAGCAGCAACGGATGTTCAAAACGTCAACGGAATAGTCCCTGGGTGGATGCTCTGA
- the LOC121757981 gene encoding agamous-like MADS-box protein MADS2 isoform X1, protein MGRGRVELKRIENKINRQVTFAKRRNGLLKKAYELSVLCDAVVALIIFSNRGKLYEFCSTSNMLKTLERYQKCSYGSLEVNHLDKDIEQSSYREYLKLKAKYESLQRYQRQLLGDNLGPLNINDLEHIEHQLETSLKHIRSTRTQVMLDQLSDLQSKEKLMLDANKALESKYMNFDGQLEEIYAANHIQQSWVGGSGEHSNNYAPHHAQSQAFFQPLDCNSTLQIGYSEPVSSSQMTAATDVQNVNGIVPGWML, encoded by the exons ATGGGTAGGGGAAGAGTGGAGCTTAAGAGGATAGAAAACAAGATAAATAGACAGGTTACATTTGCAAAGAGGAGAAATGGTTTGCTCAAGAAAGCTTATGAACTCTCCGTTCTCTGCGATGCCGTGGTTGctctcatcatcttctccaaccgTGGCAAGCTTTATGAATTTTGCAGCACATCAAA CATGCTCAAGACACTTGAAAGGTACCAAAAATGCAGTTATGGCTCTTTAGAAGTCAACCATCTAGACAAGGATATTGAG CAAAGCAGCTATAGGGAGTACCTAAAGCTTAAAGCTAAATATGAGTCCCTACAACGATATCAAAG GCAACTACTTGGCGATAATCTTGGGCCTCTGAACATCAATGATCTCGAGCACATCGAACATCAACTGGAGACATCATTGAAGCACATTAGATCTACAAGA ACACAGGTTATGCTTGATCAGCTTTCTGATCTTCAATCGAAG GAGAAGTTGATGCTTGATGCTAACAAAGCATTGGAGAGCAAG TATATGAATTTTGATGGTCAGTTGGAAGAGATATATGCTGCAAATCACATTCAGCAATCGTGGGTAGGAGGAAGTGGGGAGCACAGTAACAACTATGCTCCTCACCACGCTCAATCCCAGGCCTTCTTTCAGCCTCTTGATTGCAACTCTACTCTCCAAATCgg GTATAGTGAACCAGTGAGTTCGAGCCAGATGACAGCAGCAACGGATGTTCAAAACGTCAACGGAATAGTCCCTGGGTGGATGCTCTGA
- the LOC121757981 gene encoding agamous-like MADS-box protein MADS2 isoform X4, whose translation MGRGRVELKRIENKINRQVTFAKRRNGLLKKAYELSVLCDAVVALIIFSNRGKLYEFCSTSNMLKTLERYQKCSYGSLEVNHLDKDIEQSSYREYLKLKAKYESLQRYQRQLLGDNLGPLNINDLEHIEHQLETSLKHIRSTRVMLDQLSDLQSKEKLMLDANKALESKLEEIYAANHIQQSWVGGSGEHSNNYAPHHAQSQAFFQPLDCNSTLQIGYSEPVSSSQMTAATDVQNVNGIVPGWML comes from the exons ATGGGTAGGGGAAGAGTGGAGCTTAAGAGGATAGAAAACAAGATAAATAGACAGGTTACATTTGCAAAGAGGAGAAATGGTTTGCTCAAGAAAGCTTATGAACTCTCCGTTCTCTGCGATGCCGTGGTTGctctcatcatcttctccaaccgTGGCAAGCTTTATGAATTTTGCAGCACATCAAA CATGCTCAAGACACTTGAAAGGTACCAAAAATGCAGTTATGGCTCTTTAGAAGTCAACCATCTAGACAAGGATATTGAG CAAAGCAGCTATAGGGAGTACCTAAAGCTTAAAGCTAAATATGAGTCCCTACAACGATATCAAAG GCAACTACTTGGCGATAATCTTGGGCCTCTGAACATCAATGATCTCGAGCACATCGAACATCAACTGGAGACATCATTGAAGCACATTAGATCTACAAGA GTTATGCTTGATCAGCTTTCTGATCTTCAATCGAAG GAGAAGTTGATGCTTGATGCTAACAAAGCATTGGAGAGCAAG TTGGAAGAGATATATGCTGCAAATCACATTCAGCAATCGTGGGTAGGAGGAAGTGGGGAGCACAGTAACAACTATGCTCCTCACCACGCTCAATCCCAGGCCTTCTTTCAGCCTCTTGATTGCAACTCTACTCTCCAAATCgg GTATAGTGAACCAGTGAGTTCGAGCCAGATGACAGCAGCAACGGATGTTCAAAACGTCAACGGAATAGTCCCTGGGTGGATGCTCTGA
- the LOC121757981 gene encoding agamous-like MADS-box protein MADS2 isoform X3, whose amino-acid sequence MGRGRVELKRIENKINRQVTFAKRRNGLLKKAYELSVLCDAVVALIIFSNRGKLYEFCSTSNMLKTLERYQKCSYGSLEVNHLDKDIEQSSYREYLKLKAKYESLQRYQRQLLGDNLGPLNINDLEHIEHQLETSLKHIRSTRTQVMLDQLSDLQSKEKLMLDANKALESKLEEIYAANHIQQSWVGGSGEHSNNYAPHHAQSQAFFQPLDCNSTLQIGYSEPVSSSQMTAATDVQNVNGIVPGWML is encoded by the exons ATGGGTAGGGGAAGAGTGGAGCTTAAGAGGATAGAAAACAAGATAAATAGACAGGTTACATTTGCAAAGAGGAGAAATGGTTTGCTCAAGAAAGCTTATGAACTCTCCGTTCTCTGCGATGCCGTGGTTGctctcatcatcttctccaaccgTGGCAAGCTTTATGAATTTTGCAGCACATCAAA CATGCTCAAGACACTTGAAAGGTACCAAAAATGCAGTTATGGCTCTTTAGAAGTCAACCATCTAGACAAGGATATTGAG CAAAGCAGCTATAGGGAGTACCTAAAGCTTAAAGCTAAATATGAGTCCCTACAACGATATCAAAG GCAACTACTTGGCGATAATCTTGGGCCTCTGAACATCAATGATCTCGAGCACATCGAACATCAACTGGAGACATCATTGAAGCACATTAGATCTACAAGA ACACAGGTTATGCTTGATCAGCTTTCTGATCTTCAATCGAAG GAGAAGTTGATGCTTGATGCTAACAAAGCATTGGAGAGCAAG TTGGAAGAGATATATGCTGCAAATCACATTCAGCAATCGTGGGTAGGAGGAAGTGGGGAGCACAGTAACAACTATGCTCCTCACCACGCTCAATCCCAGGCCTTCTTTCAGCCTCTTGATTGCAACTCTACTCTCCAAATCgg GTATAGTGAACCAGTGAGTTCGAGCCAGATGACAGCAGCAACGGATGTTCAAAACGTCAACGGAATAGTCCCTGGGTGGATGCTCTGA
- the LOC121757679 gene encoding transcription factor MYB1R1-like produces the protein MPPSADSAGGSSGGEIVLFGVRMKIGKSLSMNNLSDHLSNPEAAKEDRGYASAEDAEPKPFAHAKPKRGSPSPWTVEEHKRFLIGLGKLRRGDWKGISLNYVKTRTPSQVASHAQKYFLYQRKLNHRPHLRRSSIFDIPIESVVATTMEDARNEQQIPDSVPQPVTSNSNLLLSMQGGNPLENIQNLLVNNSSPMFVHRLEPATSSRAMAHHNYKHSWQK, from the exons ATGCCGCCCTCCGCAGACTCCGCCGGTGGAAGCAGCGGCGGCGAGATCGTGCTTTTTGGTGTAAGAATGAAAATCGGGAAGAGCTTGAGCATGAATAACCTCTCCGATCATCTTAGCAATCCGGAGGCAGCGAAGGAGGACCGCGGATACGCCTCTGCAGAAGATGCAGAGCCTAAGCCGTTCGCCCATGCCAAACCTAAGCGAG GAAGTCCATCTCCATGGACAGTGGAAGAGCACAAGCGATTCCTTATTGGATTGGGAAAGCTTCGGAGAGGAGATTGGAAAGGAATCTCCCTCAATTATGTCAAGACTCGCACACCCTCTCAAGTCGCTAGTCATGCTCAGAAGTACTTCCTTTATCAGAGAAAACTCAATCACCGTCCCCATCTCCGACGTTCTAGCATCTTTGACATCCCCATTGAATCG GTTGTTGCAACAACGATGGAAGATGCTAGAAACGAGCAACAGATCCCGGACTCTGTGCCTCAGCCTGTGACATCCAATTCCAACCTTTTACTATCAATGCAAGGTGGGAATCCGTTGGAAAACATTCAAAATTTGTTAGTGAACAATTCATCACCAATGTTTGTTCATCGTCTTGAGCCAGCAACTTCCTCTCGAGCCATGGCACATCATAACTATAAACATTCTTGGCAAAAATAG